atatcaGTTACATTATTGCAAGCCATGGTGCATTCTccaaaagcagacatatttcctgacatcataacagttaaaaccattttaaaatctttatcaatgtgtgatctggccagaaggggacagtttagacgctagcctgtaatgctaatttcactatgtaaaaccaatgtaaagatgctaacgggtacagttgagtacagtattttgctatcggccatgctattagctcccatggctattacatcCCATTGAttaatggtgtctcaactgtactctgctatgtctcaactgtaccccaccgtttttcagctagggtacagtttggacaaaagtgcaccttttttgtttgattaattacataaacattaaacatcctagagatataattccttgattatatatttgcccacattctgaaaatatgttctgtccaaaacaactttctttttaggacttttaatagtctaatttctgcgtggaaggggacaaaaataaaagtgtacccaactgtactcagtctaccctaatggaataattacttaattactttatccataactgtaacgccgttgccgttactcgggaggtaacgtTGCGCACTACAACTTTATGAATCGCAGCGCCAGCACTGGCAgctgacaaaatcaaggagcaaatggcaacgccgcataaatctgtaccaagccggcttttaatatggtcacattcaccctttgcatgcatgagaacaaaatagctgaacgtgatttgctaaaaaaaaaaaaaaaagaagtgttgcatgtcggctatcttgctcccacgcgcgtaaacacaagtcattctacaCACAGAGCAGGGAGCGCATAACCTATATAGAAGATACAACGGCAGTAAAGCCgcgaggttgcatgttccaaTGGTAAATAGCCTACCGGAATTATTTCACGCCAGTTGCAGTCAAATCCAATAATGTTTATATCCAAAGTATAGCCTATGTGCGttggaaacaaagttatgtctttaatgagcgactctaatttcactaagcacctctcaTCTTCATATGGTGGCACCCCCCCTGCAGGTAGTTTCAGCTGTagcgaagagggagacagaggcaagccaaacctgatttctcaggacacgagtgagttcaacaaaataatcgccaggtatgtggttgaaaacatgtctCCCTTATCCACTGTGGGGTCTgagttgttaagggctcttgttTTACAAACAAatccatctcgtggaagagaaatgagcacatccctaaaTACATTGTGAAGAACTTGATTAATATTCATCACTGATAATAGGCCtaggtcatgaagatatttgatagTCAGCATCTTAAacaaaaataacatcacagccaaaataacatcacagaacaatgatgaaaaccccatttaactgttgtttcatttctttgacattttaagcaaaaaaaaaagaaagtaatgcaaaaaaataattctcctggtaactagttacttttatggtgaagtaacgcagttactaaCGCAATTACCATTTGGAGAAGTAGGCTAACTGATACTTGCTATTAGttatttttcaaagtaactttcccagcactggttccatctcaactgtcactttctctttacattaaaaactaaaaactagaaactgttgtgattttgccctctgccttagagtacAATACTAACTGCaatacagacaatcagaacaggtgctgccaataaagggttccatactcatgaacggtcatccgggtactttgctcttaaatttgcgttacgcccctttatgggtgaaaacaaaccgaatgtctcattgacttacatgctacattggctagcctaaatgaatacattccatgcttcagccacggctgtttggctatattatttgaacaaccggcaacgcaacacgttttcggcatgttgcgcgtgaacaacgctagtctacaggtccgtatctttcgtttattaatccccaacatcaccaattgacttgcatgtgttgttttcccccacaaatgggcgtaacgcacatggaaaacgtcacgccgttcatgagtatctcaactgtcactttctctcaacattctattcttaacgagcgagcggctgcactacaattctagaattatattgtacagctcttcaatgcaatttatgttgtcttgctggaatacttgtgacagctagctgcttggctcaatggtcaCCCGgccccatgttgattttcaaaattatattatatgcagtgttccttcgccaatttaaaatagcatgtatgtcatttagtatcaatggcaaaggtgctggattagaaatAAGGAGGTtttgagttcgaatcccactcggacccctgttgattttcaaaattatatcatatgcagtgttccttagccatcttaaaataacatgtatgtcatttagtatatccccaaaacgcggagctacaacactttcaagatgggtgaatccaagatggctgaattgtttggcccataacttctgactgggtggatggatttcccccacatttattttagctttgttttctcaatagtagtttgtttttaatttaggtatagagatatcaaaaataaaactgctcagctctgcccccaaaaggcaagcacgcttccagcattttctgcgagaatgcaatctagttattattattactattattattattattattattattattattacctattAGTAGAGCCCATGCACCACGTGTATCGTGCAGTAGTGTTACAAACCTTTATGCACTAGAGGGCGGTGTTGGTTTCAAAATTACAGATTGTAACAACTGGACACTACAACCACCACTGCTGTACCTACCCAGCCCTCCTAGTTCTAATCATTATAATTTCTTAGAGTAGCTTACATGCCGAACACGGAGAGTAAACGCATGGCATGATTTTTTTTAGTCACCAGTAGATGCCAATTAGCACAACTGGTCAGCCAGGAAGTAACACTTAAAATCACGCGCACAGCGAAGTGAATAAGTGATTAGTCAATATCGTGGTTTCTTTCATAAACAAAATGCTAAATATTTCGTTTAAtcctatgtaggctacaacaccGAACGAGCGCGAAAGAAAGGCTGTTTATTAAGTATGGGTGAGAGACTTTTTCAAGAGAGCTCAGGACTGGGCCATGGGCGCACGTGACTGAGACATCACTGCTTTTGTAAGCATCCGTTATTAAGCTGGGTAGCCTGGTTTTATAACGCTGCGTTTTCCAAGTAGTCTATGCATAGTAGATTGAGTCAACAGAAAATCCTTTGAAATAGTTTAATAGTTTAAAATTGTTTATCCATTACTAACAATGTTATATGAGGCCTACTGTTGTGTTATTGCTGTTATAAAATAGCCAAGGTGTTCCTGAGATGaagaacaacaacacacacacaaatcagttcTAAATTTACCAGGGAAAGGGTAGACTAAATATTTATTTAATATCTTTGGTGTTTCTTCAGCTGAGGTAGGCCCATGTTATGACGGACCGTCCGTTATTCCCGGGAGTGAGACTGTAGAGGTTCATATATCCGTCCAGACCTGTGAAATTAGGCTACAGAGGTTGGGTTGCAGTTTAGAGCACATTTGTGATCAAATTAGCTAATTTCCTTTAAAGGAATGCAAATTATCAAACACAATATCAGTGGTTTATTTAGCCTATTTGGTGTCTTTATGAAAAATACTGCGTTGTCAAAAAAATGCAGATTTTTAATGCAGTTGGGGGGAAAGCGTGCTGCAAAAtacagcaaaataaaataaaaaatactgcaCTTAAATGCAATGTGCCGTACAcaaaacactgcacacaaaactGCAGTATTGTGCTGTGTTTTCATCAGGGTAATCTAttcagttattttgttttttgttataggcctacctgtgagGTTGCAATGGAGCCCAGACATTACATGTAAAACATTTCGAATATGAATCATCACATGGAACCAATAGCCACTTCCCCCTGTAGGCTGTTGCGCGTTCTTCAACCAGGCGTTGTGCGCCGGTGTTTATGAATGAACTTTAATTTCAGCATGTCATCAGTGGATGGGGGGCGCCCCAACCACGCCCCCCGACTTTTGCGCACCATGCCCATTGGCTGTAAGAAGTGTCCGATTCACCGCGCCTAGGGCGCTCGTCTTTTACATGGCCGTATAAATTAAAGAAAACACCCCCTCTACATGATTTCTCCACTTGTTGCTGCCCTGGCGGTGCACGTGATGTTGACATAGTGCCATGATAGATAGTGCGTCTGCTTGTGCGTAAAATTACTTTATTTCCAAGTGTGCATTGTTATCGGAGAGTGTTATTTTCCTTCTTGGCAAACACCTGACACTGGACCTTTCCTTTGTGCTGCTGTCTCGGACAAGTTGTGTCTGAGAGTGGCTGTATGTGAGAGCGAGTGAGTCTGAGAATGAACTCCGTTGACGCGCAGCTCCATCACGCCGCATCCTCGCCAACCGTCAGTCCTCTCCAACCGCTGCCCAAGAGCGCACACGAGACCCCCGAGATGGCCGTCTACTGCGACAACTTCAGCGTTTACCACCACCAGCAAAGTTTACCCGGGGGACAGCGCTCCTCCACCGGCTACGGACTGGGAGATTACACGGCTTCGCCCAACCCGTACCTGTGGCTCAACGGGCCCGGCGTCAACTCGTCGCCGTCCTACCTGCACCACGGAAACAACCCGTCCTCTTTCATGCCCCCCTCTTACAGCGCGCAGCGGCAATTCCTGTCCAACTCGCCCGGCTTTGCGGGCCCGGACCTCGGCTGGCTCTCCATCGCCAGTCAGGAGGAGTTGTTAAAGTTGGTGCGTCCTCCGTACTCCTACTCTGCGCTGATAGCCATGGCGATTCAGAACGCGCACGACAAGAAACTGACGCTCAGTCAGATCTATCAGTACGTGGCTGATAACTTCCCCTTCTATAAGAAAAGCAAGGCAGGCTGGCAGAATTCCATCAGGCACAACCTGTCCCTTAATGACTGCTTTAAAAAGGTGCCAAGAGATGAGGATGACCCGGGTAAGTTAACAAACGCATCTGTACCAAAAACTGCTCACCTTTCTGATGATGCGAAAATTCGGAGAATAATTGAATGAATGCGCCCACTTGCATATGACACAAGCTGGCATTGGCGATATTAGGCGATAGTGTCATTGCTGTTTTAATCAAAAGCTTAAATGTACTGTAGCCTAACTGATATGAACTGATTTAAAAGCTTTCATATGAGTGTTTTAATACGACAGCCTGATACAAATGCAAAAAACACATTCTAACATGGGAGGACTGTGTAATAACtgtacaaattattttgtttatttcaagGTAAAGGAAACTATTGGACGTTGGACCCAAACTGTGAGAAGATGTTTGACAATGGGAATTTCCGCAGAAAACGAAAACGCAGGTCTGACACCAGCTCAGGGGCAACTGGGGGCACCAAAACCGAGGATGGTCGACCTCTTCCCGGGATCAAGAGCTCGGAGAGCCCGCACCTGATGGGGCCATCCTCCCCAGAGATGGAACCGGTAAGCGAGCCTCACAAGAGCTCGTCTCCCCCGGGCCTTGGCGCTGCGCCCTGCTTCAACAACTTCTTCAGCAGCATGTCAGGCCTTGCGAGTATGCCTCCCGGTAGACAAGGCTCTCTCGGTCTGGTGAACGAGATCTCCAGTCGGCACATCACTGCGTTGAGTCCGTATCACGCCAGCGCCGCTCCAGAAACTGGAACAAACACGGAGCACCCCGACAACGCGCACACGAATCGCGGAGTGTACTACAACTCTTTCCCGAGCACCGGAGGGGGTGGCTCAGGTGGACAGAGCGCGCAGTTTAACGGCCACTTCTACAACAGCTTCAGTGTCAACAGTCTCATATATCCCCGTGATGGCACGGAGCTATGAGGCGCGCGCCAAGGATGAGGCACAGGTGTCGAAAGAACGGAAACCAACAAAGACTCCTAACCGTCCCTTTTCAGAGACATTTTACACCAAAGGCTCCAACAACCAGAAGTgcaaaaagcaaaacaacaaTGTATAGTAGGCTATAGCAAAATGGTAGACAGGAAACGTGAATCTGGGTATCAGTCTTACTCGGCGGTTTACGTATCTTACCTGAGCTTATGGCGGTTGTCTTGCCGGCATCTTCTTCCTCGCTTTCCCTGTTGGGTTTGAAGGAGGGCGGAGGCTGTCAAAGAAACTGGTCTCATCAGTTCACTTCAAATCATTGTTTTCATATCAACAAACGGACGGCAGCATGGTCAAACTGAAGTGCGCAATGGGTTTTATTTACCATGCCAAAATGCCACCAAATTGGCTGTGCACAGTAGCCTATTTGCTTCACGATGTGATGATGCCTTCTAAAACTTCATGTGTGAAGTACTTCAATATGTCATTACTGCCTTGGCCTGTTTCTGACTTAAAATGACTGATTTGTATGATTTTGTAAATTATAAACTGCTGTCTCTGATATTTATAATAAATTATGTATAGAATCTTTTACATACTTTCCTAGGGAGCTATATTTTCTACGTGGGTAACTTTTTGTACAATACCATGTTTGCGCAGAGAAATATGAACACATAATTAACACAcgttaaaaacatatttttaataaATCATTCCCTCAAAGTGGTCTATACAAGATGATGCTTTGTCGTGTAGTATTTGATGTCTTTGACGCGATGTGTGGTTTGAAAGCTGAGGTCCTTCCATAACTTGAAACGCATAGCTCACAGCATAGAATCCACCAACTTTGTGCAAGTTATTTAAATAATTTTGAATGACTTTTTATTAATCACTTGTGTATTGTTTTCAAAATTGCTAGAATTCTGTTTATTGCACAGTGGATTATATCTCCCAGAATGAATTTCTAAAAATATAGGCTATAATCTCATGTCATAGATGAATTGGCTTGTAGGGCATGGGGGTAAAATAGTTAAATTCCTTCATACTttattttaaaattattattacattttagtTAATTAGAAAAAGCAGGGGGAaatgttattttatttaatttctaCGACAATTGTAAAGATATCTGTAAAATGTCAATCTCACACAGATAGATCTAGGCTATATTAGATCAGTTGTAAAATAGACAATTTATTTAGGGTTGGcctatattgtcttttttattgcattttaaaCTTCCGTATTTTATGTTGTTGACTACTTTTTACAGGCCTTTGAACACTATCAGCAGAAAAACTATCTCAGCAATCTCGAAAATCTCTGCAATCCATTTCTTAACAGACTGTTAGAAGGTCATGACAAGAGGTGATCAGATGGGGAAACATCACCTTCctttttcataaaaaaaaacaatccaggCGGACAGACACCTGCCATATTCCATAAAGTGGAAATACTTATTTTACAGATTAAGCAAATATTGTTGATCTATTTGAAGCACATTTTCACCATGGATGGTTTTTTAAAATGTCTAAAGGTAACTACTGTTGTGGTTTACCTGTTCAATTCATACATGGCATTTCTATTCATGTTTAAAATTAACTAGACACTTATAGGCTATGTGTgatcattattttaaaaattagAAAACATTTAAGAATTTAAATACCATGAAACCACATGGttacacacagtaaaacaaatggcacacaaaaaaacatacattgtAATTTAATTGTTTTACAACTTCATAGCAAAATGTTATTGTATTTTTTCTGCATATTGGCTGGCAATTCCCGACAAAGGACTGGATGTGGGTTTGAGCTTATTGAAACCAAAGACCAGCTGATGTTTCTCAGTCTCCAAACAAGAGCGCAAGCCAGCACCTGttttcctctcccccttttttatgtttcatccctcctttcatccatccatccgtccatccatccttcTATCTGTCCATCTCTAGTTTCAAGTCTCTTCACTATGCTTCTCTCCTAAGTTTCTTCCTTTTTATTTAATGGAGAGGCCAGCAgctctgtcttcttctcctcttgtctGTTCACATTCGCCCTCTCTACCTTTTTGTTTTTCCTCATTGCTTTTGTTTGTTGCAGAGGCTCTGTCTTTAAGTCAGGTGTTCTGCTTTGAACTATTTCGTTTTcagtctccctctttccttctttccttccctctatctctgtctgtctgtctctctgcctgtcggtctgtctgtctgtctctgtctctgtctctgtctctgtctctgtctgtctctctctgtctgtctgtctgtcactctctctttctctttctctctctctttctctctctctctctctctctctctctctctctctctctctctctctctctctctctctgtgtctcccccctctctcacacacacacctgtctgacaTTGCCCTGGTACGTGCTTGGCCCTCCTTTTTGGGGCAATGAGGATATTTTTAGCAACTCCACAACTTTCTGCCAggccttgtctctcctctcttctatcttctcctctcctcttcttctcttctcttctcttctcttctcttcttttctcttctcttctcttctcttctcttctcttctcttctcttctcttctcttctcttctcttctcttctcgtctcgtcttgtctcttttcttctcttctcttctcttcttctcatctaatctcttcttcttcttcttcttcttcttcttcttcttcttcttcttcttcttcttcttcttcttcttcttcttgcgtcatctcttctcctctccttcctgtc
This is a stretch of genomic DNA from Engraulis encrasicolus isolate BLACKSEA-1 chromosome 19, IST_EnEncr_1.0, whole genome shotgun sequence. It encodes these proteins:
- the foxi2 gene encoding forkhead box protein I2, with translation MNSVDAQLHHAASSPTVSPLQPLPKSAHETPEMAVYCDNFSVYHHQQSLPGGQRSSTGYGLGDYTASPNPYLWLNGPGVNSSPSYLHHGNNPSSFMPPSYSAQRQFLSNSPGFAGPDLGWLSIASQEELLKLVRPPYSYSALIAMAIQNAHDKKLTLSQIYQYVADNFPFYKKSKAGWQNSIRHNLSLNDCFKKVPRDEDDPGKGNYWTLDPNCEKMFDNGNFRRKRKRRSDTSSGATGGTKTEDGRPLPGIKSSESPHLMGPSSPEMEPVSEPHKSSSPPGLGAAPCFNNFFSSMSGLASMPPGRQGSLGLVNEISSRHITALSPYHASAAPETGTNTEHPDNAHTNRGVYYNSFPSTGGGGSGGQSAQFNGHFYNSFSVNSLIYPRDGTEL